The nucleotide sequence GCGCCACCGCCCTGTGGGCCGACCGGGGTTACGAACAAGAGCCGTCCAAATACCAAGATGCCCGTTACTTCCTGACGACGTCGTGGAAGCCCTTTGATTCCACCACGATTCGGGTCAGCTACGAAAACGCGGATCAATACCAAAACAACCCCAACTCGATCACGCCCATCGATCAGGTTTCGAGTTGGATCGCGGCGGGCCGTCCCACCCATGATCCGTCCCAGGGCAATGGCACGGGGCAGTTTGGCACGCTCACCGGGGAAAGCAGTTACCTCATGGCCATGGGGGCCGACGGAGTGCCGCAATATTCCTTCCAGGAAGGAGCCAACGGAGACACCTGGGCGACGTGGTGGCAACCGTGGCGCGATGGCGTGTTCGTGCAGACCGCGCTCGGTTTTGGGGACGACAGTTTTCTGCCGTTTCACCAGCTCAACCTCAATCCCATGGTCAATGACCGGCAGCTCGATACCTTCACCGTGGAATGGGATCAGGAAGTTTTGCCGAACCTGTTTTTCAACGTCGCCTACATTAAGGAGGATCTCTCGTCCCGCGGGCTCAACTTTACCCGCTCCAACGAATTCGGCGTCTTCGTCGACGTGAATGAAAACCTCCCCGACGGCCGCACCAATACCAACTTCGGCGGACTGTTCATTCCGCAGCGTTCGCTCGATAATCTCAACATCGGCACCAACGACAACGAGTCCTACCGGGGCACCGCCACGTGGCAGCTCGATTTTACCGAGCGCGATGGTTGGGCCAAATGGCTCGGTAAGCACCAGATCACCGGCTACTACGAAAACCGCGAAACCGGTTACGAGAGTGACGTCTACAACGAGATTCGCGCGGGTTCGCCGTCCTATCTTTGGCCCGCCGATCGCATCAACGACGGCCAATGGCAGTTCACGCGTCTGCGCTACCTCGGTGGCACGGTCGACTCGCCGTCGGCCTCCGGCCTGTCGATTCCCCACACGCTGCTGGGTGCGACGCCCAACACTTACTACAATTGGAGCACCAACCAATGGACGGGCGATGTGCTTGAATCCATTTGGGGGCACAAACGTCGCGACCTGGGCACCAGCGAGATCACATCTTCCGCCGAGGTGTGGCAGGGCCGTTTCTGGAACGATCGCATCGTCGCGCTCGCCGGCTGGCGTCAGGACGAAAACACCGAGGCTCGCGTTTCCTCGACCGCGATCAACTCGGCCACCGGCCTGTTGATTGTGGATGACACGATGCCAGACCCCGAAAGCGTCGCAGGTGACACGTTCACGTGGGGTGGGGTGTTCCACGCCCTCCCTTGGCTTTCGTTCCACTACAACGAGTCGGAAAACTTCATCGCGGCCGCCGCCAATCTCGACATCTTCGGCAACGTCATCCCGCCGCCTTCCGGCACCGGCAAGGACTACGGGTTCTCGCTCAATCTCATCGAGGACAAGCTGAACATGAAGTTCAATTGGTATGAGGTGAACCAGGTGAACTCCCGCATCTCCAACACCGGTCCCGACATCGCCGCCCAGTGGGAGCTGCCGTGGTTTGACCAGGTCGTGATCCCGCAACTCGCCGCCCAGTATGGCGAGACCCACACGCAGTTTTTCTCCACCGCCATGTGGGGTGACAACGCCATCGAAGAGACGGCCGACGTCGCCGCGAAAGGCACGGAGGTCGAGATCACCTACAACCCGACCCCCAACTGGCGCATCATGGCCAACGTGTCCCGCCAGGAAGCGGTCAATGCCAACATCGGCGCCGGACTCTCCCAGTGGATCGAAGAAGTGCTGCCCACCTGGCAATCC is from Synoicihabitans lomoniglobus and encodes:
- a CDS encoding TonB-dependent receptor plug domain-containing protein, coding for MSARAQCPSLRTLLGGLLMASAGHVFAQTAASGAADDAPEDSEIVELSPFTINATEDKGYRATSTLAGSRINTSLKDVASSVSVVTAEFLKDTAATDINDVFAYMGNTEGTVNYTDAPAQGIGGFADNTASSPMTANRVRGLGSATLTRNYFATIGGSLGFDAYNLDRLTLNRGPNSILFGLGQPAGIIDYSPKLAMLNQDYNEVSLRYGSQGDARATFDFNRTMADGKFAVRATALWADRGYEQEPSKYQDARYFLTTSWKPFDSTTIRVSYENADQYQNNPNSITPIDQVSSWIAAGRPTHDPSQGNGTGQFGTLTGESSYLMAMGADGVPQYSFQEGANGDTWATWWQPWRDGVFVQTALGFGDDSFLPFHQLNLNPMVNDRQLDTFTVEWDQEVLPNLFFNVAYIKEDLSSRGLNFTRSNEFGVFVDVNENLPDGRTNTNFGGLFIPQRSLDNLNIGTNDNESYRGTATWQLDFTERDGWAKWLGKHQITGYYENRETGYESDVYNEIRAGSPSYLWPADRINDGQWQFTRLRYLGGTVDSPSASGLSIPHTLLGATPNTYYNWSTNQWTGDVLESIWGHKRRDLGTSEITSSAEVWQGRFWNDRIVALAGWRQDENTEARVSSTAINSATGLLIVDDTMPDPESVAGDTFTWGGVFHALPWLSFHYNESENFIAAAANLDIFGNVIPPPSGTGKDYGFSLNLIEDKLNMKFNWYEVNQVNSRISNTGPDIAAQWELPWFDQVVIPQLAAQYGETHTQFFSTAMWGDNAIEETADVAAKGTEVEITYNPTPNWRIMANVSRQEAVNANIGAGLSQWIEEVLPTWQSAVWWDGPETFDAGWGVNGNLQDYFTNFNSGRILATYKAEEGKPNPQIREWRANVISNYSWSEGALKGWNLGGALRWESESAIGFRAITDIVGGSEQLVALDLDDPYTDGGNVYLDVWFGYSRRIMNDRFNWNVQVNLRNLTESKGFTPINVDSDGTPSVYRIQQGRTWFISTTLDW